From the genome of Hippocampus zosterae strain Florida chromosome 8, ASM2543408v3, whole genome shotgun sequence:
GAAATGCTTTCAAACACGCCGGTGCTTTGAGATAAGAGTCCAATTTGAGATACGTGTGTGTTTCAGACCCCCGCTGCTAGATGGTAAACATTAGCAATGTCTCACGTTGGCTTTTTGTTTGCAAATTGTGAATGATAAAATCGTTGAAGTGACAAGGAAAAGgacaggtattttttttaatgacctaaCATTGACTGCATCACAATAAGtttataaaatactttttttttaattgatgaaaaaagaaaaatgtcatcttAATATTGCATCATAGCCAGTTTACTGTTATTATATTTGAGTGGAAATAATTATTTATTGTAATGATTATGATCACTTTGGTTTtatgtgattatttttgacGAATGTTAACagtggttaacttctttttacacttgcgtGACAGTTcattaatcagaaaaaaatcatgtattgttaacagtggttaacttctttttacacttgcatgacagttcattaatcagaaaaaaatcatgtatttCAATaactaatgaatgaataacgtcataaaaacaaaaaaaaataaatctagtcTTAAATCTGTAATAATTGATCATAAAGAGTTTATCTTTATTATTCAGATAAAACTGATACATAACAAAATATATAAGTAATagatacaagtgtaaaaaatataaggtttgcatttttttaaattaaaaagaacGTAAATAAAACTAGAAAAAGAAATCTAATCTAAATAGCTCAGTCATAATGTATCCGAGCCAGATTGTTCCAGTGAttattatttctattattattttCGTTGTTATTATTTGCCTTCATTCTATTGAATTTATACAATGTTATTaaataatttcaattcaattttaacACAGCACGTCAACGGCGCGCACACAGGTATGACggcgtgcgcgcacgcacacatgcacgtgcgcgcacgcacacacacacacacacgaacgcacaCGCTCACCATGTTCTCGAGTTGGTGGACGTGCGAGGTGGTCTGCTTCTTCTGCAGGTGTTCCACAGAAGAACATCAACAAACGCaagaaccccaaaacaaaaacaaaatcagtccACACGCGCAAGATCCACCCCAAAATCTGAAGAAAAAAGTCCCGATAAATAAATCCTTGGCTCACGTGCACGGGTCTCCTCTTCCGGTGCCGTCCAGTGGTTCCGCTTGGTCAGCCTCGGTGCTCGTCCGTCAACAAGGAcaacaagaaaaggaaaaagaagaggaggaaaggcaaaaggagaagaagaaagaaagccgTTGAGCTACGCGCTGATGCTCGCTTGTCGTTCGGAAAACTTCGGAAGAGCTCGGCTCTTTCCGGAAAGCCCAGCTCAACAGGCCACGTTGATTGGTGGATTGATTTGGCGGCTAACTTGTGGCGCTCACGCATACGTCAGTCGTGATGTCATAACACTCGAGTCAGATTTAATAACTTCGAATAGAGAATGTTCGTGTgtgtgaactaaaaaaaaaaaaaatcaaaaagactGAAAATTAATCTATacgaatattttattttgtgttgagagggaataaatttcatctgtgctgtatgttttacatacagtacatttgacaataaagtttatccaatccaatccaatttttttATGGTTAAATAACACACATGAATAGTCATGTAGTAAGAAAACTATTTAAATACAttcacaataaaacacacaccgacacacacacatacagaatgTATGTTCTAAGTTCATGATTATAtgcaaaaagcaataaaaaatcatcagctaaatatcttgtctttgtattgTCTAATGTATTAAATTACATATCGGttaaacatgatttgcaaatcattataCTCTACTGTATCTGCGCAAAGTTGTGGTCAACCAGCCCAACCTCTCCTTTGGCCCCCTACCACCAAGTTGAAGAAGCCACCAGATGGCCCCGCCCTCCTGAGGGCATGCATGCTAATATTAGCTTCATTCTCTCAAGGTAGACTTCCAGTGGCAGATGGCACGAAGCATCCTCGTCACTGCGCAATGTCCCTCCGCTCGCCACCGCAAATGATGCAcattagaaacaaaacaatcataGAAAATCATTCCAAATAATTTGGAAATCATATAAAAAGCAACAcagagtctttaaaaaaaaattgaattaaaaatacattgatgagcaTCTAAAATTGCATTAATAAAATAACGATCCAAAAGCACAGTTATTACAAGATACAAACATGTTAAATGTACAATTTTATTAAATGTTAATGTAAGGCAAAATCGTGCACTAGCTGACATCTAGGCGCTACTAGTACTGCTAATTGGTAAAGTTATATGTCACTCGTAACCTAACAAGTAGCTTGCAGCGAACTAGTGCACTTCTTTCCTACTAGTAACATATCGTTGAACTACTTGTATGCCAAAGTTGTTCTACTCATGAGGAATATGCgcacaaaatataaatatcaatatCTAAATATCAAAGAAATGCTCAAACACTgatcatttatttgtgtgtgacaCGTGGCACTAGTACTGGGAAAATTATTACGAAATAGAGAAAAGTTGGCTAACTTTAATGGTGGTGGTAGGTGTAATGTCTTGCCTTTGCCAGAGGGGGTGCTGTGAGCCCAATCACGAATGAACGAGAATTGCCAGGGGCGGTGGACGGGCATCGGGGGGGCATCACAGGCAGCTAATTGACGTCCTCGCTTGCGCTCGCCAGCACGCCAACAATATGACCACCAACGTGGCCGACGGGATGCCTGCAACATTTCACAAATCAAGAAAAATCAGCATAGGGaaactcatttttaaaattctttagATGAAAGCTGGAGCAGCGCCCAGCTGAGGTGGTGTGCACTCTGGACTGTTCGCAAGTCAATGTCAAGGCACATGCAATCAAACAATGGACTGGGCACATATTACAAAAGCTGTGTCAAAATCCGAACAATCGCGTCGAAGAAGCATGGGGCAACGAGGGCTACGAAAGCTTACGCCAAGGCAGCGTTCGCGCGGGGCCCGTCTCCATAGCAACGAATGCCGGATTTAAAGGCATTATTAGAAGGATCCGTGAATTTAGACACTGGCATGCGATCAAGGCACACTCTGTATTAAATCATGTGGCCTTCAAAATTGGCCTTGGGGCCGACGAATTCGGACACATCATATGTGTGGACTCATTTCGAAGAACAACTAGTGTTGTTTGCGCACCGCTTCCACGTTCAGTGCGTCAGAGTGGACGTACCATGGAGTGTTCACGGTGGCTTTCCCAATTTGAGAGAGCTAGAAAGCAGGCAGGAAAGTGGCCCCTCAGGCCCGGAactggacatgcctgcattaGAACACCGAAACCATGACGAGTCACGCAATTAGTTTTTCTGCCATTTCCGTATACGTCATCGTAACGTGACAATACGTCATCGTAACGTGACAAAATATAGGTATCTCACTCAAGGTGACTTTTGCAagttaaagaaaaataacacaactaGACCTTATACTACACACTTCTATACATTATTGTTTGTGTAAGTGTTCGAAAAACGAAAGTATGGAGTCACGTGACTAATTATGTCTTCGTTGTACTTCCGCTTACGTCGCAGCACGTGAAAGGTTCGTGGAGGGGAGAGAAGTTAAACTTTCCGGCATGTCATCGTCACCATCCTCCGCGGCGCTTCGCTTCTGCGCTAACATCAGCTGGCTGTTCACCGAGCTGCCAGACTTCCCGCAACGGATGCACGCAGCCGCCGCTGCTGGCTTTCGAGCGGTGGAGGCGGCCTGGCTCTACGATGCCGACCTGCAGGAGCTCCGACGGGCCAAAGACGACCACGACCTGGAGGTCGTCCTCATCAACACGCCGCCCGGTTGGGAAAACTCAACCACACCTCCCGCCCCCCGTCCTCCTCCCCATCGTCATCGCATAATTACGTGTTGCAGGTGACGTCACGGCGGGCGAGTTGGGCTTGGCGGCGGTACCTGGAAGAGAAGAAGACTTCAAACGAGGACTGGATCAGGCCATTGAGTACGCGCGAGCTCTGGACTGCAAAAGGTCACACCCAGCACACACAGAAATTAAGCTatatatttgaaataaaattacaaacggagtacatttaaaattgaattaaaataattataGAATTGGTATATTCAAttagaataaaatgtaaaaatacaaacGCAAACTGGATAAGTTGCCCATTTGTATGAGTTGCTCGCGGCGTGGTTGACATGTCAGGATCCATTTGATGGCCGGCCGAATTCCGGCGGGAGCGGATGGCGGCAAGGCGGTCATCCAGGAGATGGAGGAGGTGTTCGTACGGAACCTCAACTACGCTGCCAAAATGCTCTCCAAGGTGAAGCCACGGACGTGTCGCTGTAGCAACTGCTGTCCGTGACAACAACAAACTGAACTTCCTGTTGGCAGTAGGAAGGAATGACCGGCTTGATCGAGCCCATCAACACACGGCTGACGGACGCTCGATATTTCCTGTCGTCGCCTCACGATggtaaaaaacatgtttggctcgagccagataaaaaataaatcccgtCTCGAGCTCGTTCTTTGTACACAGCCGCCACCATCTTGGGGAAAGTTGCCAAGGACAACATCAAACTGCAAATGGTGAGCGGACGCTCgccaagtgttttgtttttttatatgtcGACTCGGTAAACGTCCACATTTTATACTTGCAGGATGTTTTCCACTGGCAAATTATGGATGGGAACCTGACGCAAAACATGCGGCGATATCTGCCGCTGCTGGGTGAGTGACGCGTTAACCAACGAatcaaattacattaaaaaggtcttaaataatgaaatgacatttgaaaaacagtCCTAAAAAGTTTTCCGTGAGAATGAAAATGCCATCAAAATCACCACAATATGACTTGTGGCCaccgatgacatcatcaaaacgTCATTGTGACATTTTGGCACCAGGTCACGTTCAGGTGGCTCAGGTCCCCGGCAGAAATGAGCCGGACAGCGCCGGCGAGATCAACTACGACTACGTCTTTTCCACGCTGGAGACGCTCGGCTACCGAGGCTACGTCGGCTGCGAATATAAGCCGCGAGGTGGGCTCGCGTGCGCCATTACCAGCGTTTTCAAACTGCCGCTCCATCTTGTCAACCTTGCACTTGCCCTCTTCTTCCAGGAAAGACGCAGGACGGTTTGGGTTGGCTCCAACATTACTGGACACGCAGGAAATGAGGCTACACGGCAAAGCGCTaaatatcaccaaaaaaaaaaaaagaaaagtgattgAATGAACGTTTGTCTGATTTATTGAGCATTTGTTAAGAGTGCATGATGTGGCCTGTATCGTGTACCAAATCGGATACAGCAGAGCTGCAATGATTCATCTACAGTTAAATCTATTatcaaattcatcaacaattatTTTTGATAAGCGATTGTTTTGATCGCTTTAATTAAAAATTGCCCTCATCCTctgcatttaggcttcagtgtcAATATTCTCCAATTGCCTGTTTGTCCTCCATGATAATAGACTGattctttgttttgaataaaacatttgtaaaagagtgatcaacatttttgcctattttctgtTAGGGACCCAAAGAACTGGATCGCGATTGATTTGCTTTCTGCACCGTTAATTTTAAATAAAGTGCTGTATTTTAATAAAGGGATTGAAATGtagatttttaaataattcaaaagAATGATTAAATAATCAATAGCTCAATGTACAGTGCTTAGGACACAGGTGATACAGTTGAAGCGAGTGCAGTCACTCTTTCTGTTATGGTCTCCAGTGTTTGACATCCGACAGCTCACCGCGTTTGTGTTTATGTACATTTGGCTAACAGTGGCACAATTGAGCATGATGCCATTAACGACGAAggggagaaccccccccccaccccacccctcccaaaaaagccCTCTGGAAATGTCCTCATTAGACTTTgtgcttcaaaaaataaaaatacaaaaatagcaaGGCACTTTTGGGcagtgaaaagcaaaaaaaatgtgaggggCTGTAATCCCAAAACAAACACTGACGTGGTAGCAAAGTCCAACACAAGGCACTAAACGTCCGCAGGCCAGATCCAAGCCAGAAGTCCGCACTCTGTCAGTCAGAGATTCTGACTTGCCCCTGAACAGGAAACGTGCACGATGGATGAAGAGTCCAACATGTCCTGCGGGTCGGTTAGTCAGTCTTAGACTCTGGTCTCGCTCTGAGCAGTATAAGTGCTGTAACATTCAGATGGAgagcctctttttttgggggttcatGTAAATGAAATTTGAGGAACCATCACAGCAAACGCACACGGTTAGTGGAGCAGGGTGCTGGGAAGTGGTTCAGGGTACCAGGGTCTTGCTTAAGGACACCGCAGACCTGTTTCCGGGGTGCTGGTGGTCTTGTTAGTGCAAATTTTTAACCACTTTGCCATTTCACACCCAATGACTGGATGATGTGTGTGGTGGTCATGTGATGGACTGGTGACCAATCCGGGGTCCAAAACCAGTCAGTCGTAGACTCTGGCTTCCGCCTTGATGTTGATAGAGAGATGAAAAGTTCCGCGATACCAGGTCTGTACGTACGTATGGTGGTCCTGTGATTGACCGGGCGACCAAGCCAGGGTGCAGCGTGCCTTTgaaatggctggatggaaagTCTCACACGTTCCAATTCATTCCGGACTCTGCCCGTGTGGGAATGTCATGTCCAGTTTTTCAGCACTGAGTACAAAAGCAGCAACACTCCCACGCACCGCCTTGTCGATCATTCCTAAGCCTGGAACACACCCCGCAGACCGAAAGGACCCAAAAGGAGTCCAAATTCAagaatagttttaaaaaatatgatgcacaagtgccaaaataattttaaaatgttttccggcagcttagcttaatgctagcagTCCATGACGCAGCTTCTGGaactagccagctagctaacgACATCCAGTGCAAACTGGCTTTTTCTTCAACTGCGGGATGAAAGACGTGAAAGTTGAGGGAGAAGGAGCATTGGCTATAAGAGTCCGGTCCAGAGGTTGAAGCAGGCCGTGTTGATGACGGACTCCAGGTGATGGTACATGGAGACCAGCTGAGGCGGCGGACTGCCGCCGTCCTGCGGCTGCGGCGGCAGCGGCTCTCGCAAAACCATCTTCAGGCTCTGCAACGACAAAAGCATGGAAAATGCACCGGTTGGAAGTGATGACGTCATCTTGACTACTCACCGTTTTGCCAGCTTGGGAGTCGAGGAAGACCAAAACGAAGCAGTCAGTGAACTTCTGGTTCAGAACAGCCTGCAACGCAGAGGCAGCGGCTTAGATCGGATGCATAGTTACCTATCCAGTTTTAGGCGGCGGAGGCAGATGAAGTCTCACCAGGTATTGAATGCCGCCGTCGTCAAAATGGCGACAACTTTGAGGGAATCGGCCAAGTAAGACTTTAATGAGACTCTGGTACCAGGTCGTACTCATATTCAGGAAGCAGTCCTGCAGGGACACCAAAACCACCAACACGTCACGCCACAATCTCACACGTTAATGGTTTTCAAGTCTACCTATGACATCACAGAATAACACAGCGATAAGTTTCAGGACTGGCGTGGCCCCTTCCTGCACGGTCAGAAAAAAAGGGTCCTAAATTTGTACCGTACCTTACAGCGTCCAATGGCTTGCCACTGGGGCTGTACGGTCAAGAGGACACCGATTTTAAAATATTCTGACCCTTACGCTGAAAGGACAGGGAGGTTCTCACCAGCTGGGGGTCGATGTCCCCGACTGAGCGGCTCTGGACAGACtccagcagctcctccagctcGCAGAAGGACAACTTGGTCAGCTTCAGCTTGTCCAGTGCAAGGTGCTCACCGTGGAATAGCCTCCTCCACAGGTTGTCGCGACGGCAGTGCCCCATGGCTTCCTCCACGCTGGCCTGGATCTGCCGGCGGGCGGCGGCCACCTCACTGTTGAGCAGTGGGAACAGCGGGGACGGGTCGAGCGATCCCTGGGACCGGACGGCGGCGCCCACTAACGGATAGAACTCATTGCCGTCACTGGGCGTGCAGGCCTCGGACCCGGTCCTGGTGGGTTCCTCCCAGAGGTCCCGCTCGCCGCCGGGGGACGCGCAGGACTCCGTTCGATCCAGGGCCGGGCGTCCGCCCAGCTCGCCGGGCTCACGGTGGATCGGAGGAAGTTTCTTGAAGCGTCGCATGTCAGCTGTGAGACGGGGGAAGAGCTCACGCTGGCTCGTCATGATCACGTAGAAGTGCAAcctgcaaacacacactttgGTCTTCAAGGGG
Proteins encoded in this window:
- the hyi gene encoding putative hydroxypyruvate isomerase: MSSSPSSAALRFCANISWLFTELPDFPQRMHAAAAAGFRAVEAAWLYDADLQELRRAKDDHDLEVVLINTPPGDVTAGELGLAAVPGREEDFKRGLDQAIEYARALDCKRIHLMAGRIPAGADGGKAVIQEMEEVFVRNLNYAAKMLSKEGMTGLIEPINTRLTDARYFLSSPHDAATILGKVAKDNIKLQMDVFHWQIMDGNLTQNMRRYLPLLGHVQVAQVPGRNEPDSAGEINYDYVFSTLETLGYRGYVGCEYKPRGKTQDGLGWLQHYWTRRK